Within Vannielia litorea, the genomic segment CTCGAGCTTGCCCGCCGCGAGGCGCTGATGATCGACGTCTCCAAGCGCGGCTTCGGCCGCTCCACCCCGCAGGAGGCGATCAACGCGCTGATCGTCGACCATGCGCTGAAGGGCGAAAAGGTCGTTCGCCTCAAGGGCGGCGACCCGGCGATCTACGGCCGGCTCGACGAGGAACTCGAAGCGCTTGCCCCCCATGGCATCGCCACCCGCATCCTGCCCGGCATCACCGCCGCCTCCGCCGCCGCCGCCGCCATCGGCCAGAGCCTCACCAAGCGCGGCCGCAACACCGAGCTGCGCTTCCTGACCGGCCACGACACCCAGGGCTTCACCGAGCAGGACTGGCACGCGCTGGCCCGCCCCGGCTCCGTCGCCGCCATCTACATGGCCAAGAAGGGCGCGCGCTTCCTGCAGGGCCGCCTGATGATGCACGGTGCCTCCCCCGCCACCGACGTGACCGTGGTCGAGAACGCCTCGCGCCCCGATACCCGCGTGCTGCATACCACCCTCGCCGCCCTGCCCGAGACGACCGAGGGCCTTTCCGGCCCCGCCGTCCTGCTCTATGGCCTCGCCCCGCGCGATGCCGCCGCCCAACTCCAGCTGAAGGCCGCCCAGTAATGCCCAAGCCCTATACGCCCAAGGTCGTCACGGCCAACGCGCTGATCGAAGGCGACGTGATCTATCTCACCAACTCCGGCGACTGGTCGCGCCGCCACGAGGAGGCCCGCCTCTTCACCGAGGAGGCCCCGGCCGAGGCCGCGCTCGCCGCCGCCTCGCTCCAGGTGAGCGAGATCGTCGGCGCCTATCTCGCCGATGCAGCCCCCTCCCCGCGCGGCCCGAGGCCCACGCACTTCCGCGAGGCCTTCCGTGCCAAGGGCCCTTCCAACTACGCCCACGGCAAGCAGGTGGACCTCTGATGTATTCCTACACCGACTTCGACGAAGCCTTCGTCCGCTCCCGCGTCAGCCAGTTCCGTGCCCAGGTGGAGCGCCGCATCGACGGCTCGCTCACCGAGGACGAATTCAAGCCGCTGCGCCTGATGAACGGCCTCTACCTGCAACTGCACGCCTACATGCTGCGGGTGGCCATCCCCTATGGCACCGTCTCGGCCCGCCAGATGCGCCAGCTCGCCATGATCGCCGACAAGTGGGACAAGGGCTACGGCCATTTCACCACCCGGCAGAACATCCAGTACAACTGGCCCGCGCTGAGGGACGTGCCCGACATGCTCGAGGCCCTGGCCGACGTGCAGATGCACGCGATCCAGACCTCCGGCAACTGCATCCGCAACGTGACCTCCGACCACTTCGCCGGGGCCGCCGGCGACGAGGTGGCCGATCCGCGCCCCTATGCCGAGCTGCTGCGCCAATGGTCCACCGATCACCCCGAGTTCCAGTTCCTGCCCCGCAAGTTCAAGATCGCCGTGACCGGCGCCGAGGCCGACCGCGCGGTGATCCGCGCCCATGACATCGGTCTGCAACTGGTCGAGCAGGAAGGCCAGCTGGGCTTCAAGGTCATCATCGGCGGCGGGCTTGGACGCACGCCCATGATCGGCCAGGTGGTGCGCGCGTTCCTCCCCGAGGCCGACCTGCTGCCCTACTGCGAGGCCATCGTGCACGTCTACAACACGCTCGGGCGGCGCGATAACAAGTACAAGGCCCGCATCAAGATCACCGTCCACGAGAACGGGATCGACACCATGCGCGACCTCATCGAGAGCCGCTTCGCCGAGATCCGCCCCGAGTTCACAGGCGTCGACCAGGAGATGCTCGCCGCGATCAAGGCCCAGTTCGCCCCCCCCGCCCTCCGCCAGGGCGACGTGGCCGCCTATGACGCCGCCTATGCCTCCGACCCGGTGTTCCGCGCCTGGGCCGACACCAACCTGGCGGCCCACCGCAATCCGGACCACGCCATTGTCACAATTTCGATAAAGGCCCACGGTAAGACCCCCGGAGATGCAACCTCCGACCAGATGCGCCTGATGGCCGACCTGGCCGAAGACTATGCCCACGGAGAGCTGCGCATCAGCCACGAGCAGAACGTTATCCTGCCCCATGTCCACAAGGCAGACCTGCCGGCGATCCACGCCGCGCTCAAGGCCGCCGGGCTCGGCACCGCCAACATCGGGCTGGCGTCGGATATCATCGCCTGCCCCGGCATGGATTACTGCGCCCTGGCCACCGCCCGCTCGATCCCGATCGCACAGGAGATCGCCACCCGTGTCGAGGAGTTGAAGATCGAGCACGAGGTCGGTGCGCTGAAGATCAAGATCTCCGGCTGCATCAACGCCTGCGGCCACCACCACGTCGGCCACATCGGCATCCTCGGGCTGGATCGTGCCGGGGTCGAGAACTACCAGGTCACGCTCGGCGGCGATCACACCGAGACCGCCGCCATCGGCACCCGCATGGGCCCCGGCTTCTCCGCCGAGGAGATCGTGCCTGCCATCGAGCGCCTGATGCTGGCCTACCTCGACCTGCGCGCCGAGCCCGCCGAGACCTTCCTGCAAACCTTCCGCCGTCTGGGGGATGCGCCCTTCAAGGCCGCCCTCTACCCCGAAAGCGAGGCCCGCAATGCCGCGTGACAGCGTAACAGGCGTCGCCGACGAGGTGGCCGAAGCCCGTGCCGCGCGCGAGGCCGAGGCGCTGAACGCGCGTTTCTCCGGGGCCTCCGCCCAGGAGATCCTCCGCCACGCGCTGACGGAGCCCTCTCTCGGCCGCATCGCCACCGTCTCCAGCTTCGGCGCCGAGTCGGTCGTGCTGCTGCACATGATCGCGCAGATCGACCCTGCGCATCCCGTGCTCTTCATCGACACCCAGCTGCTCTTCGAAGAAACCCTGAAGTATCAAACGGATGTGGCAAGGTCCCTCGGCCTCACCGGCATCGAGGTGGTCCGCGCCAGCGAGGCCGACCTCTCGGCGCACGACCCCGACAACACGCTGCACAAGCGCAGCACAGACGCCTGCTGCGACCTGCGCAAGACAGTGCCGCTGGCCAATGCGCTGCTGGCCTACGATGGCTGGGTGACCGGCCGCAAGCGCTTCCAGGCCGAGGCCCGCGCCGCGCTTTCCCCCTTCGAGAGCGAGGGCCCCCGCCTCAAGGTCAACCCGCTGGCCAACTGGACCGCCCAGGACCTGCGCGCCTACATGGACGAGCACGACCTGCCCCGGCATCCCCTCGTGGCCAAGGGCTACCCTTCCATCGGCTGCTTCCCCTGCACCACGCCGGTCAAGGAGGGCGAAGACGCCCGCGCCGGGCGCTGGCGCGGCGAGGACAAGGAAGAATGCGGCATCCATTTCATCGACGGCAAGCTCGTGCGCGGCCCCCTGCCCGCCGCCCCCGAGCCCCAAGCCGCCCCGGAACGAAAGAGCGCCTGACATGACCAGCATCCTCGTGACAGACGAAGGCTTCGCCCCCGACGACTGGGCCCACCCGGTCACCCCGCTGGCCGAGCTGGACAGCACCGAAACCGGTGCCCCCGCGCTCGCCGTGGACCTCGCCCCGAGCGACGACCCGGCCGCGCTCTCCGCCCGGCTGGACGGCATCGACATGATCCGCGTGGCCTTTCCCAGCTTCGCCGATGGCCGTGGCTTCACCCTTGCGCGCCAACTGCGCCGCATGGGCTTTGCCGGCCGCCTGCGCGCCTTCGGTCACGTGATCTCCGACCAGTATGCCATGGCCCGCCGCTGCGGTTTCGACGAGGTCGAGATCTCGCCCGAGCTCGCCGCCCGCCAGCCCGAAGCCGAGTGGGCGTTCCGTGCCGATTGGCAGGCGAACGACTACCAGTCCCGCCTGCGCGGCTGAGCCACTTGGAACGCATTCAAAAATCCTGATACAGATCAAGGCAGCAAGGAGCCGCGAGGCCGATAACGCCCGCGACAATCGCATATGACCGAACAGAGCCCCGTGACCCAAGCGCAAGGCCAACCCGTCAAAGCCACCCCCACCCTGCCCGACGCGCAGACCGTGACCGAGGTGAAGCACTACACCGACCGGCTGTTCAGCTTCCGCTGCACCCGGCCCGCCAGCCTGCGCTTCCGCTCGGGCGAGTTCGTGATGATCGGCCTGATGGGCGACCCCGACCCGAAGACCGGCAAGGTCAAGCCGCTGCTGCGCGCCTATTCCATCGCCTCGCCCTCCTGGGACGAGGAGCTCGAGTTCTACTCGATCAAGGTGCAGGACGGCCCGCTCACCTCCAAGCTTCAGCACATCCAGCCCGGCGACGAGCTGATCCTGCGGCCCAAACCCGTGGGCACCCTGGTGCACGACGCGCTCCTGCCCGGCAAGCGCATCTGGTTCTTCGCCACCGGCACCGGCTTCGCCCCCTTCGCCTCGCTGCTGCGCGAGCCGCAGACCTACGAGGACTACGACGAGGTCATCATCACCCACACCTGCCGCGAGGCCGGCGAGCTGACCTATGGCCGCGATCTGATCGAAAGCCTCAAATCCGACGAGCTGCTGAACGAGGTGATCGGCGAGGGCTTCTGGAAGAAGATCCGCTACTACCCCACCACCACCCGTGAAGAGAGTGCCAAGATGGGCCGCATCACCGACCTGATGCGTACCGGCGAGGCCTTCGAGGATCTCGGCGTGCCGCCGCTGAACCCTGTGACCGACCGCGCGATGATCTGCGGCAACCTCGCCTTCAACCTCGAGCTGAAGGAGATGCTCGAGGCCTACGGTCTCGAGGAAGGCGCCAACTCCAAGCCCGCGCATTACGTCGTCGAAAAGGCGTTTCTCGACTGATCGCTCCGGCGCGGTGGCTCTTGCCCCGCCGCGCCGAACATCCTAGGCGAGAGCCATGGATACCGCCTTCCTCATCTCCGCCTTCGTCACCCTCTTCGTGGTGATCGACCCGCTCGGCCTGGCGCCGCTCTTTGCCGCCATGACCCACGACGAGAGCGAGGCCCGCCGCCGTGCCATCGCCATCCGCGCCGTGGTGATCGGCTTTGCCATCCTCTGCGTCTTCGGCATCGCCGGCGAAGCGGTGCTGGAGTTCGTCGGCATCTCCATGCCCGCCTTCCGCATCTCCGGCGGGCTGCTGCTGTTTCTCACCGCGCTCGAAATGCTCTTCGAGCGCCGCACCAAGCGCCGCGAGGACCAGGCCGAAGAAGACCGGCCCGACCCCTCCATCTTTCCGCTCGCCACGCCGCTCATCGCCGGCCCCGGCGCCATCGCCTCGATGATCCTGCTCTCGGGCTCGCCCAACGCCACCTGGGCCACCACCGGCACGGTCATCGGCGTCATGGCCACCGTCCTGCTGATCGTGCTGCTGCTGTTCCTCGGCGGCGGACTGCTGTCGCGGCTCCTGGGCAAGACCGGCATCAACGTGGCCACCCGCCTGCTCGGCATGCTGCTCGCGGCTCTCTCGGTGCAATTCGTCATCGACGGGCTGCGCGACCTGTCACTGCTCTAGAAAAGCGCCGCGCCCCCGCCTAAATACCTGATATGGACGGCGATACCCTCGGACGGCTCACCTATCTCATCCTGCTCGGCGTCTTCGTCGGCAGCTACTTCTTCGTGTCGGGCCGCACCAACTGGGGCCAGACCGCGCGGCATGCCGCGCTCTGGGTCTTCATCTTCCTCGGCGCCGTCGTCGCCTACGGCCTCTGGGAAGACGTGAAACGCGAGGTCGCGCCCCGGCAATCGGTCTTCGAGGGCGATGGCCGCGTCGAGGTACCCGTCTCTGCCGACGGTCACTATTACCTCACGCTCGAGATCAACGGCGCCGCCACCCGCTTCGTGGTCGATACCGGCGCCTCCGATATGGTCCTCAGCCGCGACGACGCCCGCGCCGCAGGCATCGACCCCGACAGCCTTGCCTACCTGGGCCGCGCCATCACCGCCAACGGCGAGGTGCGCACCGCGCTGGTGCGGCTCGACGAGGTCGCCCTCGGCGGCATCACCGACCGCAACGTGACCGCGCTGGTCAACGACGGCGAGATGAACGGCTCGCTGCTCGGCATGCGCTATCTCGAACGCTTCGCCTCGGTCAGCTTCTCCCGCGGCGAGATGATCCTCCAGCGCTGAGCGCAGGTCGCAGGCGCGATGCGTCCTGCGTGTTGTCTCGGCGCCCCCCTCCGCGCCTGCCCCGAACTCTCCGAAGGTCTCACCAGCACCAGGGCCGCCGCCGGCTCCCGCTGCGCCACCGAGTGGCCCGCGGCCATTGTCTTGCAATAAACCTTCCCGCCGGAGGCTCAAATCCCTTCAGGGCCTCGGGCAAGGCCGGCCGCCACGGCGCCGAAAGCCCCCACCAAAGCCCCCACCCTCGTCTCAGGCGCCGGGCGGGGCGCTTCCCGCCACCCCGGCTACCCGCCGCTCTCGGCCTTCTTCTCCCAGCGCCCGCTCTCCTCCGACCAGTATTCAGCCACGGCCCCTGCCCCGGTCAGCGCCTTCCACTGGCCGCGCGCGTGCTGCATGGCATCCGGGTCGTGCCCGTCGAAGAGCACGCAGACCCGCTCCAGCGCGGCCACCTCACCCGGGTCCACGCCCGCGCCATCCACCGCCATCAGGCAGCTCGCGCCGTTGGGCAGGTCGGCCTCCGTGGTCAGCAGCACCGGCTGCATCGCATCATGGGGCCCGCCCGCCCGGCCATGGGCCAGAAAGGCCTCGTCCCGTCCGAGCCAGAGCTTCTCGTCCAGCCAGTCCATTCGGGCCGGGTCGCGGCCACGCACCGCCACCCTCCAGCCCGCGGCGAGGCTGCGCTCCAGCAAAACCGGAAGGGTCGCCTCCAGCGGCTGCCGGGTCAGGTGGTAGAACATGGCCTTGCCCATGCAGCTCAGCCCTCGTAGCCGTCCGCGACAAGCCGGTTCAGCGCCAGCACGCCCCAGCCCGAGGCGCCCTTGGGCCCGAGCGCAGGCGCATCGGCAGGCTGTGCCACACCGGCAATGTCGAGGTGAATCCAGGGCGTGCCGTCCTGCACGAAGCGCCTGAGAAATTCGGCCGCCGTGATCGCCCCGCCCCAGCGCGTGCCCACGTTCTTCACATCCGCCTTCCGGCTCTTCAGCTGCTTGGCATAGGCCTTGCCCAGCGGCATCCGCCAGGCCCCTTCGCCCTCGGCCTCGGCGGCCTTGAGGAAGGCCCCGGCAAACTTGTCGTCGTTGGAGAAAACGCCCGCGTTCTCATGCCCCAGCGCCACGATGATCGCACCGGTCAGCGTGGCGAGGTCCACCATCGCGGCGGGCTTGAACCGCTCCTGCGCATACCACATCACATCGGCCAGAACGAGCCGGCCCTCGGCGTCGGTGTTGATCACCTCCACCGTGTCGCCCTTCATGCTCTTCACGATGTCCCCGGGCCGCTGCGCACGGCCGTCGGGCATGTTTTCCACCAGGCCAACGAGCCCCACCACGTTGGCCTTGGCCTTGCGCGCCTTCAGAAGCTGCATCACGCCGCTGACCACGCCTGCGCCGCCCATGTCCATGGTCATGTCTTCCATGCCCGCGGCGGGCTTGAGGCTGATTCCCCCGGTGTCGAACACCACGCCCTTGCCCACCAGCGCCAGCGGGGCCTCGTCCGTCTTGCCGCCCATCCAGCTCATGACCACCACCTTGGAGGGGCTCTCCGAGCCGATACCCACGCCCAGCAGGCAGCCCATGCCGAGCTTCTCAAGCTCGGCCTCCTCCAGCACCTCGACCGTCAGCCCGTCGCCCTCCAGCGCCTTCAGCCGATCGGCAAAGCTGGTGGTCGTCAGCACGTTGGCGGGCGCATTGACGAGATCGCGGGTGAAGGCCACCCCTTCGGCCATCGCCTGCACCGTCGCACCGTCCACCTCCTCGGGCTTGCCCAGCATCATCGTGATCTCCGGCTGGGGCTTCGGCGCCTTCGAGGTCATCTCGACGTAGTCATAGGCCCCGAGCAGCGCGCCCAGCAGCAGCGCATCCGCGCGCCGGGCGGCCCCCGCCAGCACCAGCACCGGGCCCTCGCCCGCCGCCTTGCCGATGGCCGCACCCGCACGGCGGGCCTCCTCCACCGAGGCGCGCCGCGACAGCCGCACCACCTGCACCGCCTCCGCCGCCATGCCCGCGGGCCAGGCCAGATCCTTCGCCTCGCCCTCCTCGAGCTTCCCGAAGGCCTCGCTCTCGACGAACCGCTTGAGCGCCCCCTTGCACAGACGGTTGACCCGCCGCCCCGCCACGTCGAGCTGGCCGCCCTCGGGCACCAGCACCACGACCCGGCCCTCCGCCCCGGCAATCGCCTCGATGTCGGTTTCCTTGAGGGTGAAACGGGGCAGATCGGTCATCTGGGCGACTCCTTTGGTTGGTCCGGTGTCATAGCTAGGGCACAACCGCCCGAAAGGAAAAGGGGGAGCACCGCCCACCCCGCCATTAACGGTTTCCCCGCTCCGGCCGATCAGGTAGCTTCACCGCCAACCAGAACACCACCCTTGGGGCAGCCGGTGCCGAGATACGACCGATACATCCTTGCGCAACTGCTTGTGCTGTTCGGCTTTTTCTCGCTGGTGCTGGTCTCGGTCTACTGGGTCAACCGCGCCGTCATCCTGTTCGACCAACTCATCGCCGACGGGCAGTCGGCGGGCGTCTTCGTCGAGTTCACCGCGCTCTCCCTGCCCAACGTGATCCGCCTCGTGCTGCCGATGGCCGCCTTCGTGGCCACGGTCTACGCCACCAACCTGCTGGCCTCCGAATCCGAGCTCGTCGTGATCCAGGCCACCGGTTTCTCGGCCTGGCGGATGGCCCGCCCGGTCCTGGTCTTCGGGCTCTTCGTCGCCCTGCTGATGGCGGCACTGGTGCATGTGCTGGTGCCCGTATCGCGCGGCCAGCTGGCCGAACGGCAGGCGGAGATCGCCAACAACATCACCACGCGCTTCCTCACCGAGGGCCAGTTCCTGCACCCCGCCAAGGGGATCACCTTCTACATCCGCGAGATCTCGCCCGAAGGCGAGCTGCGCGACGTGTTCCTCTCCGATGCCCGAAACCCCGACCAGCGCACCACCTACACCGCCGCTCGCGCCTTCCTCGTCCGGCAGGACACCGGGCCGAAGCTGGTGATGTTCGACGGTGCGGCCCAGACCCTCTCGGCCGAGACCGAGCGGCTCTTCAACACCGCCTTCTCGGATTTTTCCTACGACATCGGCGCGCTCATCAGCACCACCACCTTCGCCCGCACCGATATCCGCCACTACCCGACCCCGGTGCTCTTTGCGCCGACCCCCGAGATCCTCGAGGTGACCCGGAGCACCCGGGCGGAGTTCATCTACGAGGCCAACCTGCGCATCGCCCAGCCCTTTACCGCGCTGGTGGCGGCACTGATCGGCTTTGCCACCCTGCTCACCGGCGGCTTCTCGCGCTTCGGGGTCTGGCGGCAGGTCCTCCTGGCGGTCGGGCTGCTGATCTTCATCCAGGTCGTCGAAGCCGCAGCCGCCGGGGCCGCCCGCAAGGACGCGGCCCTCTGGCCGCTGGTCTACCTGCCGATCGCGATCGGCCTCGCCCTGTCGGCAATGCTGCTGTGGTATGCCGACCGGCCCTTCCTCTTCACCCGGCGGCGCAGGGTGGATGTCACGTCGGAGGCGGCGACGTGAGACTTCACTTCTACTTCGCCCGCAAGTTCGCCATCGCCCTGCTGGGCGTCTTCGGCGTGTTTGCCATCCTGCTCACGCTCCTCGACATCGTCGAGCAGATCCGCCGTTTCTCCGATGCCGACATCTCCTTCGGCGCGGCCTTCGAGCTCTCGCTCCTCTCGGTGCCGCAAACGCTCTACCGCATCCTGCCACTGATCGTGCTCCTGGCCACGCTGGTGCTCTTCCTCGGGCTTGCGCGCAGTTCCGAGCTGGTGGTCACCCGCGCCGCCGGGCGCTCGGCGCTGCGGGCGCTGATCTCGCCGGTCGCGGTGTCGCTCCTGCTCGGCGGGCTGGGGATCGCGGTGATGAACCCCATCGTCGCCGCCACCCAGGTCCGCTACGAACAGAAGGCCGCCGATCTCGAGGCCGGCGGCGGTTCGGTGCTCTCGATCTCGGGCGAAGGCCTCTGGATGCGCCAGGGCGGCAGCGAGGGCCAGACCGTGATCCGCGCCGCCCGCGCCAGTCTCGACGGCACTTCCTTCGAGGGGGTCACCTTCATCCGCTTCGCGCCCGAGGGCGGCGATCTGCAGGGCCCCGTGCAGCGCATCGAGGCCGCCGCCGCCCGCCTCGAACCGGGCCGCTGGGTGCTCGAGAACGCCAAGGTCTGGCCACTCTCCGGCGTCCCCAACCCCGAGGCGGCCTCCTCCCGCGCGATGGAGATGGAGCTGCCCTCCTCCCTCACCCTCGACCAGATCCGCGACAGCTTCGGCACCCCCTCCGCGATCCCGATCTGGGAGCTGCCCGCCTTCATCGCCAACCTCGAGAGCGCCGGGTTCTCGGCAAAGCTGCACCGGGTCTGGATGCAGATGGAGCTGGCCCTGCCGCTGTTTCTCATGGCCATGGTGCTGGTGGGCGCGGGCTTCACCATGCGCCACACCCGCTTCGGCCGCACCGGCCTCATGTTGCTGCTCGCCCTCATGCTGGGCCTCGGTCTCTACTTCATCCGCAACTTCGCCCAGATCCTCGGCGAGAACGGGCAGATCCCGGTCGGCATGGCCGCATGGACCCCGCCCATCGCCGGCATCCTCGCCTCGCTGGCGCTGCTCCTGCACATGGAGGACGGATGATGATGCGGCCCTTCCTCGCCTCTCTCCTCGCAGGCCTCGGCCTTCTCGCCATCCTGGCGCTGCCGGTCCGGGCGCAGCAGGAGGATGCCGTGCTGCTCGCCGACCGGGTCGAGATCAACGGCAACGACCAGCTCATCGCCACCGGCAACGTCGAGGTGCTCCAGGGCACCACCCGGCTGACCGCCAGCCGCATCCTCTACGACCAGTCCAACAACATGCTGGTGATCGACGGCCCCATCGCCATGACCGACGGCGCCGACACGGTGATCCTCGCCTCCGACGCAGCGCTCTCGACCGACCTGCGCAACGGCATCCTGCGCTCCGCCCGCATGGTGCTGAACCAGCAACTCCAGCTCGCCGCCGCCGAGATCAACCGGGTCAACGGCCGCTACACCCAGCTCTACAAGACCGTCGCCTCCACCTGCCAGGTCTGCGCCAAGCGCCCGGTGCCGCTCTGGCAGATCCGCGCCCGGCGGATCGTCCACGACGAGCAGGAGCGCCAGCTCTATTTCGACAATGCCCGCTTCGAGGTCGCCGGCGTGCCGATCATGTATCTGCCCCGCCTGCGCCTCCCCGACCCCACGCTGAAGCGGGCCACCGGCTTTCTGTCTCCCACCTTCCGCTCCACCGATGCGCTCGGCTTCGGGGTCAAGATCCCCTATTTCATCACGCTGGGCCGCAGCGCCGACCTGACCCTCACGCCCTACCTGTCGACCGACGTCACCCGCACCCTCGAGTACCGCTTCCGCCGCGCCTTCCGCGCCGGCCAGCTGGAAATCGAGGGCGCCATCTCCGAGGATGACATCCGGGAAGGCGAGCTGCGGTCCTATGCCTTCATCGAAGGCCAGTTCGACATCGGTCGCGGCTACGAGCTGACCTTCGACATCGAGACCGTCTCCGACTCGGGCTACCTGCTCGATTACGGCTATTCCGACAAGGACCGGCTCGACAGCGCGGTGGAGATCGGCCGTACCCGGCGCGACGAGAACTTCCGCGCCAATGTCACCGCCTACCGCTCCCTGCGCGACAGCGAAAGCAACGAGACCCAGCCCACGATCCGCGCCGACCTGCACTGGGAGCGGCGCTTCACCCCGGGCTGGCTGGGCGGCTCGGCGGGCTACACCTTCGACCTGCACCACCACTACCGCCGCTCCGACCTCGACGTGGACAGCGCCGACGACGACCTCATCACCGATGGCCGCGATGTCACCCGCGCCTCGGCCCGGCTCGACTGGCGGCGCGACTGGCTGCTGGGCAACGGCATGATGATCGGCACCCTGGGCGCGATCAATCTCGACTGGACCAGCGTCACCGACGACGCCGCCTATTCGGAGTCCGTCTTCGAGGTCACGCCCCAGGCCGCGGTCGAGCTGCGCTGGCCCTTCATCCGCCGCTCCGCCTTTGCCACCCACATCCTCGAACCCATCGTGCAGCTCGCCTGGACCCCCGAGAGCGACACCGACCTGCCCAATGACGAAAGCACCCTGCTGGAGTTCGACGAGGGCAACCTCTTCTCGCTCGACCGCTTCCCCGGCGGCGATGTCAACGAGCGCGGCCTGCGCGCCAACCTCGGCCTCCGCTGGACCCGCTTCGATGCCGACGGCTGGATGCTGGGCGTCACCCTCGGACGGATCATCCGCGCCGACGACCTCGGCCAGTTCGCCGGATACTCCGGCCTCGAGGGCGAAAAATCCGACTGGCTCGCCGCCGTCCAGCTCCAGTTCCCCAACCGGCTGACGCTCACCAACCGCGCCCTCTTCGACGACGATTTCTCCTTCGCCATGAACGAGCTGCGCGCCTCCTGGTCCTCCGAGACCCTCTCGCTCGCCGGCTCCTACATCTGGATGGAGGCCAACACGCTCGAAGACCGCCCCCTCGACGTGAACGAGATCACCCTCGACAGCGCGTGGCAGGTCGATGACAACTGGCTCCTCTCGCTCGACTGGCGCTACGACGTCGAGCAGAACCGCGCGGCAGAGGCCACCTTCGGGGTCGAATGGCGCAACGAGTGCGTCGCGGTCGATCTCTCGGTCTCGCGCCGGTTCACCTCCTCCGCCGCCGTCGAGCCGACCACCGATCTTGCGCTCCAGGTCTCGCTTTCGGGCTTCGGCGCGGGCCGCGCCTCCCAGCGCCACCTCGCGCGCGGATGCCGCGGCTGATCCC encodes:
- the lptF gene encoding LPS export ABC transporter permease LptF; translated protein: MPRYDRYILAQLLVLFGFFSLVLVSVYWVNRAVILFDQLIADGQSAGVFVEFTALSLPNVIRLVLPMAAFVATVYATNLLASESELVVIQATGFSAWRMARPVLVFGLFVALLMAALVHVLVPVSRGQLAERQAEIANNITTRFLTEGQFLHPAKGITFYIREISPEGELRDVFLSDARNPDQRTTYTAARAFLVRQDTGPKLVMFDGAAQTLSAETERLFNTAFSDFSYDIGALISTTTFARTDIRHYPTPVLFAPTPEILEVTRSTRAEFIYEANLRIAQPFTALVAALIGFATLLTGGFSRFGVWRQVLLAVGLLIFIQVVEAAAAGAARKDAALWPLVYLPIAIGLALSAMLLWYADRPFLFTRRRRVDVTSEAAT
- the lptG gene encoding LPS export ABC transporter permease LptG; its protein translation is MRLHFYFARKFAIALLGVFGVFAILLTLLDIVEQIRRFSDADISFGAAFELSLLSVPQTLYRILPLIVLLATLVLFLGLARSSELVVTRAAGRSALRALISPVAVSLLLGGLGIAVMNPIVAATQVRYEQKAADLEAGGGSVLSISGEGLWMRQGGSEGQTVIRAARASLDGTSFEGVTFIRFAPEGGDLQGPVQRIEAAAARLEPGRWVLENAKVWPLSGVPNPEAASSRAMEMELPSSLTLDQIRDSFGTPSAIPIWELPAFIANLESAGFSAKLHRVWMQMELALPLFLMAMVLVGAGFTMRHTRFGRTGLMLLLALMLGLGLYFIRNFAQILGENGQIPVGMAAWTPPIAGILASLALLLHMEDG
- a CDS encoding LPS-assembly protein LptD, with protein sequence MMRPFLASLLAGLGLLAILALPVRAQQEDAVLLADRVEINGNDQLIATGNVEVLQGTTRLTASRILYDQSNNMLVIDGPIAMTDGADTVILASDAALSTDLRNGILRSARMVLNQQLQLAAAEINRVNGRYTQLYKTVASTCQVCAKRPVPLWQIRARRIVHDEQERQLYFDNARFEVAGVPIMYLPRLRLPDPTLKRATGFLSPTFRSTDALGFGVKIPYFITLGRSADLTLTPYLSTDVTRTLEYRFRRAFRAGQLEIEGAISEDDIREGELRSYAFIEGQFDIGRGYELTFDIETVSDSGYLLDYGYSDKDRLDSAVEIGRTRRDENFRANVTAYRSLRDSESNETQPTIRADLHWERRFTPGWLGGSAGYTFDLHHHYRRSDLDVDSADDDLITDGRDVTRASARLDWRRDWLLGNGMMIGTLGAINLDWTSVTDDAAYSESVFEVTPQAAVELRWPFIRRSAFATHILEPIVQLAWTPESDTDLPNDESTLLEFDEGNLFSLDRFPGGDVNERGLRANLGLRWTRFDADGWMLGVTLGRIIRADDLGQFAGYSGLEGEKSDWLAAVQLQFPNRLTLTNRALFDDDFSFAMNELRASWSSETLSLAGSYIWMEANTLEDRPLDVNEITLDSAWQVDDNWLLSLDWRYDVEQNRAAEATFGVEWRNECVAVDLSVSRRFTSSAAVEPTTDLALQVSLSGFGAGRASQRHLARGCRG